One part of the Tissierellales bacterium genome encodes these proteins:
- a CDS encoding hemolysin XhlA family protein, whose protein sequence is MNPNICDEKHKNIDEKFKAHERRLNSHSERIDGLEQYRSEAKAEIKNLCQQIKSLVKTMRWFIGLLVGAFVSFFFYTLQVGLFK, encoded by the coding sequence ATGAATCCAAATATTTGTGATGAAAAACACAAAAACATAGATGAAAAATTCAAAGCACATGAAAGAAGACTAAATAGTCACAGTGAAAGGATTGATGGTCTTGAGCAATATAGATCTGAAGCAAAAGCTGAGATAAAAAACTTATGTCAGCAAATCAAATCATTGGTAAAAACGATGAGATGGTTTATAGGCTTATTAGTAGGAGCTTTTGTGAGCTTCTTTTTTTATACGCTTCAAGTAGGTCTTTTTAAATAA